The following are encoded in a window of Prochlorococcus marinus str. MIT 1013 genomic DNA:
- a CDS encoding HEAT repeat domain-containing protein → MNDENQKLSEKGLANLAIDPDLLARELAAQLAGDPLDEIELDKIDGDQGNSSKECDLALKWLQCGNNERLQGLRVFCEHRDPRALPFLLPLLDEPSPVVRMSAVYALGRNPCPKAIDLLLLLLRFDSNAYVRKATAWSLGNYPDAPVLEPLINALKQDVAAVRLWASSSLAEVGLNSAESSLPAANQLLESLQVDCEPIVRSNCIWSLGRLYGLLSVGIQIQIVETFISVLLNDREPSVRYEARTALEQLDNPEVQKKLKSLIDDGQLV, encoded by the coding sequence ATGAATGATGAAAATCAAAAATTAAGTGAAAAAGGGTTGGCTAATTTGGCTATAGACCCTGATCTTTTAGCCAGAGAATTAGCTGCTCAATTGGCAGGAGATCCTCTAGATGAAATTGAATTAGATAAAATTGATGGAGATCAAGGGAATTCATCAAAAGAATGTGATCTTGCGTTGAAATGGCTTCAATGCGGAAACAATGAGAGACTTCAGGGCTTAAGAGTCTTTTGCGAACATAGAGACCCTAGAGCTCTTCCATTCTTATTGCCTTTACTTGACGAGCCTTCTCCTGTAGTCAGGATGAGTGCTGTTTATGCTTTAGGTAGAAATCCTTGTCCAAAAGCAATAGATCTTCTATTGCTTTTATTGAGGTTTGATAGTAACGCTTATGTGCGAAAAGCTACTGCATGGAGTCTCGGGAATTACCCTGACGCCCCAGTTCTAGAACCTCTGATTAATGCATTAAAACAAGATGTCGCTGCAGTGAGATTGTGGGCATCCAGCTCTCTAGCAGAGGTAGGACTAAATTCAGCAGAAAGCTCTTTACCAGCAGCGAATCAATTACTTGAAAGTTTGCAAGTAGATTGTGAACCAATAGTTAGAAGTAACTGTATTTGGTCCCTAGGCCGCCTTTATGGGCTTTTGAGTGTGGGAATCCAAATTCAAATAGTAGAGACTTTTATTTCTGTTTTATTAAATGATAGAGAGCCTTCTGTCCGGTATGAAGCAAGGACAGCTTTGGAGCAATTGGATAATCCAGAGGTCCAAAAAAAATTAAAATCATTAATTGATGATGGTCAATTGGTTTAA
- a CDS encoding DUF2997 domain-containing protein, which yields MPQRTLRFKIRQDGRVEETVEGLVGEACIDLTEKLEDALGTVERREPTSDTFLRENVQKQTIPAEIH from the coding sequence ATGCCACAACGCACATTGCGATTTAAAATCCGACAAGATGGACGGGTTGAAGAAACCGTCGAAGGTCTTGTTGGTGAGGCATGTATTGATTTAACTGAGAAGCTTGAGGATGCCTTAGGCACCGTTGAAAGGAGAGAGCCAACCTCAGATACCTTTCTTCGCGAAAACGTTCAAAAACAGACTATTCCAGCAGAAATCCACTGA